A portion of the Bdellovibrio bacteriovorus genome contains these proteins:
- a CDS encoding aminopeptidase P family protein: MRKPTIDMNVFAQRRANLASKLQGAALVVASHPEYIRNDDVHYPYRQDSNLFYLTGWEEPESVFIFRPGLKPETVMFVRRRDPERETWDGFRYGPEGCEREFKIEKCYPIDEFAKEAPKLLKEVDSVYYRQFKNQAMDTKLSEAMQEVERMKSRSGYGMMPMHDADILLGEARLVKSEYELIQLREACEISAQAHLAAMRFTRPGVNERHIQGVLAHQFYMRGSAREGYNFIVASGNSATTLHYNFNDQVCKDGDLLLIDAGAEYNYYTGDITRTFPVNGKFTDEQGRVYEAVLNVQKRIIDFIKPGIFFKDLHEMGTSLLTDAMLELGLLSGRKDDLIQALAQKKYYPHGIGHWLGMDVHDAGMYAIKGEPRPIEANMCFTIEPGLYIPADDSSAPQKYRGIGIRIEDNIRVTSNGSENMTSSVPKEITDIEQVVGKS; encoded by the coding sequence ATGAGAAAGCCCACTATTGATATGAATGTGTTTGCTCAACGTCGGGCAAACTTAGCCTCTAAACTTCAAGGCGCAGCTCTTGTGGTGGCTTCTCACCCGGAATACATTCGTAATGACGATGTTCACTATCCGTATCGCCAAGATTCAAACCTTTTTTATCTTACGGGCTGGGAAGAGCCAGAATCTGTTTTCATTTTCCGTCCGGGCTTAAAGCCAGAAACGGTGATGTTTGTCCGTCGTCGTGATCCAGAAAGAGAAACCTGGGATGGTTTCCGTTATGGGCCAGAAGGTTGTGAGCGCGAATTTAAAATTGAAAAATGTTATCCGATTGATGAGTTCGCTAAAGAAGCGCCAAAACTTTTAAAAGAAGTGGATAGCGTTTACTACCGCCAATTCAAAAATCAGGCGATGGACACAAAACTCAGCGAAGCGATGCAAGAAGTTGAGCGCATGAAGTCTCGTTCGGGTTACGGAATGATGCCAATGCATGATGCAGACATTCTTTTGGGTGAAGCACGTTTAGTAAAATCTGAATACGAACTTATCCAACTGCGCGAAGCTTGTGAAATCAGCGCGCAAGCTCACCTAGCAGCCATGCGTTTTACTCGTCCGGGTGTGAATGAAAGACACATTCAAGGTGTGTTGGCGCATCAGTTCTATATGCGCGGATCGGCGCGTGAAGGTTATAACTTTATTGTGGCGTCCGGGAATTCGGCGACGACTTTGCATTACAACTTTAACGATCAAGTCTGCAAAGATGGTGATCTGTTATTGATTGATGCCGGGGCGGAATACAATTACTACACCGGCGACATCACTCGCACCTTCCCGGTGAATGGAAAATTCACGGACGAACAAGGCCGGGTGTATGAAGCCGTTTTAAACGTTCAGAAACGTATTATTGATTTCATCAAGCCAGGTATTTTCTTTAAAGATTTGCATGAAATGGGAACATCCCTTTTAACCGACGCAATGTTAGAACTTGGTTTATTATCTGGTCGCAAAGATGATTTGATCCAAGCGCTTGCACAGAAAAAATACTATCCGCATGGCATTGGCCACTGGTTAGGTATGGATGTGCACGACGCGGGAATGTACGCGATCAAGGGTGAACCGCGTCCGATCGAAGCCAATATGTGCTTTACAATTGAGCCCGGGCTTTATATCCCCGCGGATGATTCCTCGGCGCCTCAAAAATATCGCGGTATTGGAATTCGTATCGAAGACAATATCCGTGTGACTTCTAATGGGTCAGAAAATATGACGTCTTCCGTGCCTAAAGAAATTACGGATATCGAGCAAGTCGTCGGTAAATCCTAA
- a CDS encoding APH(3') family aminoglycoside O-phosphotransferase — MKSHLPEEITQLIQADMPWEQVNVGESGDSCFKVTLKNGNKAFLKTHANNSDNYFTHEIAAALWLNQHISAAEVLADGSQGPFSYLLTSALQGKDLSAWVSELSNLEIVNICAIAMRQLHMIPYANCPLDQKLQVKIPWAKQRLHDGLVDLEDFDDSRKGWSLERLLVELDKNIPKSEDLVVTHGDFSLPNLIAERSSFSGFIDLGRAGVADRHQDLAICFNSLERNLGDSFQTEFLESYGLITKLDEEKLEFYKLLDEFF, encoded by the coding sequence ATGAAAAGCCATCTTCCTGAAGAAATAACCCAGCTAATCCAAGCCGACATGCCTTGGGAGCAGGTCAACGTCGGGGAGTCCGGAGATTCTTGTTTTAAGGTCACACTTAAAAATGGAAACAAAGCTTTTCTTAAAACACATGCCAACAATAGCGATAATTATTTTACTCACGAAATCGCTGCAGCTTTGTGGCTAAATCAACATATTTCAGCGGCTGAAGTTTTGGCTGATGGCTCTCAAGGACCTTTTAGTTATCTATTAACTAGTGCGCTGCAGGGGAAAGACCTTTCCGCCTGGGTCTCGGAGCTTTCAAACCTGGAAATTGTAAACATTTGTGCAATAGCGATGCGCCAGCTTCATATGATTCCTTATGCAAACTGCCCCTTAGATCAAAAACTGCAAGTAAAAATACCCTGGGCAAAGCAACGCTTGCACGACGGACTTGTGGACCTCGAAGACTTTGACGATTCCCGAAAAGGCTGGAGTTTAGAACGACTGCTTGTCGAGTTAGACAAAAACATTCCTAAAAGCGAAGACCTGGTTGTGACTCATGGGGATTTCAGCCTGCCAAATCTTATTGCCGAACGATCAAGTTTCAGCGGCTTTATTGATCTGGGCCGCGCAGGTGTCGCCGACAGGCATCAGGACTTGGCTATATGTTTTAATAGTCTTGAAAGAAATTTAGGAGATAGCTTTCAAACCGAGTTTTTAGAATCTTACGGATTGATCACCAAATTAGACGAAGAAAAGTTGGAATTCTACAAATTGCTCGATGAATTCTTCTGA
- a CDS encoding patatin-like phospholipase family protein: MSSSSMLKRSSLVVMLLFLASCQSIRTREDIRKGTHPGKTSTQGTMSPTTPTAPSSPNFGTPPPPDGDGDDEDMAAAPPPPPAPVIPSMPKIAFILGGGGAKTYAHVGFLHELVRAKVPVQAIAGVEFAAPMAALFATREQANDVEWQMFKLKDEEVIKKSLLGSVNKNGEVTVLKEFLGTAFNRTKVEDFRIPFACPSYNLKKNQVFMMNRGGLDQIMYTCMAYPPFFKPYQNNIAGIRDISALAAYLRTKGANFVVLVNVLQAPGGTKPYTMDVAATDNVLWSEIGGLYNKPFTGVDTVISLDTSAYGIMDFEKRREIMSKGADSAAKQLKVLTRKWGL, encoded by the coding sequence ATGAGTTCTTCATCTATGCTAAAAAGATCTAGCTTGGTTGTGATGTTATTATTCTTGGCAAGTTGCCAATCTATCCGGACACGCGAAGACATTCGCAAAGGCACTCACCCAGGAAAAACTTCTACACAGGGTACGATGTCACCGACCACTCCCACAGCGCCCTCAAGTCCTAACTTTGGTACACCACCTCCACCAGATGGTGACGGGGATGACGAAGACATGGCGGCAGCTCCGCCACCACCTCCTGCGCCGGTCATTCCGTCTATGCCGAAGATTGCATTTATCTTAGGTGGCGGGGGCGCAAAAACATATGCGCACGTGGGATTTTTACATGAACTTGTGCGTGCGAAAGTTCCAGTGCAAGCCATTGCCGGTGTCGAATTTGCGGCTCCTATGGCGGCTCTGTTTGCGACTCGTGAACAAGCCAACGACGTTGAATGGCAAATGTTTAAGTTAAAAGACGAAGAGGTTATTAAAAAATCTCTTTTAGGTTCGGTAAATAAAAACGGTGAAGTCACAGTTTTAAAAGAATTTTTGGGCACGGCTTTTAATCGCACGAAAGTCGAAGACTTCCGTATTCCTTTTGCCTGTCCGTCTTACAATTTAAAGAAAAACCAAGTATTCATGATGAATCGTGGTGGTTTAGACCAAATCATGTACACGTGCATGGCTTATCCGCCATTCTTTAAGCCTTACCAAAATAATATCGCCGGCATCCGTGATATTTCGGCTTTGGCGGCTTACTTACGTACCAAGGGTGCGAATTTCGTGGTCCTGGTGAACGTATTGCAAGCGCCGGGCGGCACGAAACCTTACACGATGGACGTAGCGGCAACTGACAACGTCTTATGGAGTGAGATCGGGGGCTTATATAATAAGCCTTTCACAGGAGTTGACACTGTGATCTCCCTAGATACGTCGGCTTATGGTATTATGGATTTTGAGAAACGTCGTGAGATCATGAGCAAGGGCGCAGACTCTGCCGCTAAACAGCTTAAAGTTCTAACGCGTAAATGGGGACTGTAG
- a CDS encoding HAD family hydrolase, whose product MKYKDYSADIWNRINTTLDQVLKEDSSPIAAFDADGTLWDIDLGETFFHYQIDNKLVDLPKDAWNHYESMKAVDPKKAYLWLAQICKGQTLEQVHSWAREGVSKAAPVPIFIEQKRLIDLFLSKGVRVFVVTASVKWAVEPGAEMLGLKKENVIGIETHVDGGIVTDRQKGLITYREGKVSALLEHTGGKKPFFASGNTMGDYQLLQSATHLSLAVSAASRDDKLFKTEQELQDNAVKHGWQSHRFI is encoded by the coding sequence ATGAAATACAAAGACTATTCCGCTGACATTTGGAATCGCATAAATACGACACTAGACCAAGTTTTGAAAGAGGATTCTTCACCGATCGCCGCTTTTGACGCTGACGGAACTCTTTGGGATATCGACTTGGGCGAAACTTTTTTCCACTATCAGATCGACAACAAACTTGTCGACCTGCCCAAGGATGCGTGGAACCATTATGAAAGTATGAAAGCCGTAGATCCAAAGAAAGCTTATCTTTGGTTAGCACAAATTTGCAAAGGCCAAACACTAGAGCAAGTGCACTCTTGGGCCCGGGAGGGCGTCTCTAAAGCGGCACCCGTTCCCATTTTTATTGAACAAAAAAGACTGATCGATCTTTTCTTGTCAAAAGGCGTTCGTGTTTTCGTGGTCACCGCATCGGTAAAATGGGCGGTGGAACCCGGTGCGGAAATGTTAGGCCTTAAAAAGGAAAACGTGATCGGGATTGAAACCCATGTCGATGGTGGTATCGTCACCGATCGTCAAAAAGGCCTGATCACTTACCGTGAAGGAAAAGTTTCAGCACTCCTTGAACACACCGGCGGTAAAAAGCCTTTCTTTGCTTCGGGCAATACGATGGGTGATTACCAGCTTTTGCAATCAGCCACGCATTTAAGCCTGGCGGTCAGTGCGGCTTCGCGGGATGATAAGTTGTTTAAGACGGAGCAGGAACTGCAAGACAACGCCGTTAAGCATGGTTGGCAGTCGCATAGGTTTATTTAA
- a CDS encoding glycerol-3-phosphate dehydrogenase/oxidase, with the protein MKNFSFVNRIQNIKKMKTQEFDLVVIGGGINGAGVARDASARGMSVALVEARDFASGTSSKSSKLIHGGIRYLENMEFKLVFEALSERTHLFEMAPHLVHPLRFMIPLYDDSRVGMFKMGLGMWLYDALSLFQTPEMHERLNKKESMDRMPALRQQGLLGSYIYSDAYMDDDRLVHETMRAANENGASCANYVKATGAGFKDGKINQVHCEDTTTGEKFSIKARHVISSTGPWTDQLGSKILNNWKNILRPTKGVHLTFPKHRLPLSSAVVMGAEKSDRIVFGIPRHDMIIVGTTDTDFKESPENVSCTPDDVKYLLSITDHYFPGAEIKHQDIIASYAGVRPLVNDGSSTEGKTSREHTIINDERGITFVAGGKYTTYRLMCKQTVDHALESFTFEERLKFGKSDTLKPLNQYTGPEIYHQAQGLASAWASDTRRPVGELKLLTERYGQEAAEILNKYPSQYTYWQLEAAQAIDSTMCMHMADFYSRRVPLFLGDRNHGVQFIDEVGQVFQEKLGWSDERLKQEVRQLTHYMGDEVEWKKHFSNQDL; encoded by the coding sequence ATGAAAAACTTCTCCTTCGTAAATCGCATCCAAAACATCAAGAAAATGAAAACTCAAGAGTTTGATTTAGTGGTGATAGGGGGCGGGATTAACGGAGCAGGGGTGGCCAGGGACGCTTCGGCTCGTGGCATGAGTGTGGCCCTGGTTGAAGCGCGCGATTTTGCTTCAGGAACATCGTCGAAATCTTCCAAATTAATCCATGGCGGGATTCGCTATTTGGAAAACATGGAATTCAAATTGGTGTTTGAAGCGCTCAGCGAACGCACGCACTTATTTGAAATGGCACCACATCTTGTACATCCCTTGAGATTCATGATTCCCCTTTATGACGACAGTCGTGTGGGAATGTTTAAAATGGGCTTGGGAATGTGGCTTTATGATGCCCTTTCGCTTTTTCAAACACCCGAAATGCACGAGCGACTCAACAAGAAAGAATCTATGGATCGCATGCCAGCGTTGCGTCAGCAGGGACTTTTAGGCTCTTATATTTATTCAGATGCTTACATGGATGACGATCGCTTGGTGCACGAAACCATGCGTGCGGCGAATGAAAATGGCGCTTCGTGCGCGAACTATGTCAAAGCCACCGGGGCGGGTTTTAAAGACGGCAAAATAAATCAGGTGCATTGTGAAGACACGACAACAGGTGAAAAGTTCAGCATCAAAGCTCGTCACGTGATCAGCAGCACCGGCCCGTGGACGGATCAACTGGGTAGCAAAATTTTAAACAATTGGAAGAACATCCTGCGCCCAACTAAAGGAGTTCATTTAACTTTTCCTAAACACCGGCTTCCTTTATCAAGTGCCGTGGTTATGGGTGCAGAGAAAAGTGATCGCATCGTTTTTGGTATTCCAAGACATGACATGATCATCGTGGGAACTACTGATACGGATTTTAAAGAGTCTCCAGAAAATGTCAGCTGCACACCTGATGACGTTAAATATTTGCTGTCGATCACGGATCATTATTTTCCGGGTGCTGAAATAAAACACCAAGATATCATTGCGAGTTACGCGGGTGTTCGGCCGCTGGTAAATGACGGCTCTTCGACTGAGGGAAAAACCAGTCGGGAACACACGATCATCAATGATGAGCGTGGAATTACGTTTGTGGCGGGCGGAAAATATACGACGTATCGTTTGATGTGTAAGCAAACCGTGGATCATGCTTTAGAGTCCTTCACCTTCGAAGAACGTCTTAAGTTTGGTAAGTCTGACACCTTAAAGCCCTTAAATCAGTACACAGGACCTGAAATTTATCACCAAGCTCAAGGCTTAGCTTCAGCTTGGGCTAGCGACACGAGACGTCCGGTGGGTGAATTGAAGCTTTTGACTGAGCGTTATGGTCAAGAGGCCGCAGAAATTTTAAACAAATATCCTTCGCAATATACGTACTGGCAGCTTGAGGCCGCACAAGCGATTGATTCGACAATGTGCATGCACATGGCAGATTTCTATTCGCGTCGAGTGCCTTTATTTTTGGGTGATCGCAATCACGGCGTGCAATTTATTGACGAAGTTGGGCAGGTATTCCAAGAAAAGTTAGGTTGGAGTGACGAGCGCTTAAAACAAGAGGTGCGTCAGTTGACGCACTATATGGGCGATGAAGTCGAGTGGAAGAAGCACTTCTCCAACCAAGATCTTTAA
- a CDS encoding rod shape-determining protein, producing MSFFDKVQDYFSNDIAIDLGTANTLVYVKGRGIILDEPSVVAVQKNYRGMQNRVLAVGKEAKDMLGRTPGSIVAIRPIKDGVIADFEVTQSMLKYFIGKSLGEKKSFIRPRIIICVPYGITQVEKRAVKEAAQSAGAREVYLIEEPMAAAIGAGLPITEPSGNMVVDMGGGTTGVAVISLGGIVYCKSIKVAGDKFDEAIINYVRRQFNLLIGERTAELIKIQIGNAYPFEEEKSMEIKGRDLVAGAPKTIEITSSQVNDALMDPLSEVVDAVRTALEKTPPELASDIVDNGIVLTGGGALLANLDVLLRERTGLPVSIAEDPLSCVVMGSGKVLDQLDLLRQLTVD from the coding sequence ATGAGTTTTTTTGACAAAGTTCAAGACTATTTTTCTAACGACATCGCCATCGATCTAGGCACCGCGAACACCCTTGTGTATGTGAAGGGACGCGGAATTATTCTTGATGAACCTTCGGTGGTTGCCGTTCAAAAAAATTATCGTGGTATGCAAAATCGCGTTTTGGCAGTGGGTAAAGAAGCCAAAGACATGTTGGGAAGAACTCCTGGAAGTATCGTAGCAATTCGTCCCATCAAAGACGGCGTGATCGCGGACTTTGAAGTGACTCAGTCAATGCTTAAGTACTTCATCGGAAAATCTTTGGGCGAGAAAAAATCTTTCATCCGCCCAAGAATCATCATCTGTGTTCCTTACGGAATCACTCAAGTTGAAAAGCGCGCAGTCAAAGAAGCGGCTCAATCGGCGGGTGCGCGTGAAGTGTACTTGATCGAAGAACCAATGGCAGCTGCTATTGGCGCGGGTTTGCCGATCACCGAACCATCAGGCAACATGGTTGTCGATATGGGTGGTGGTACTACTGGTGTCGCGGTTATTTCTTTGGGTGGTATCGTTTACTGTAAATCAATCAAAGTTGCGGGCGATAAATTTGATGAGGCGATCATCAACTACGTACGTCGTCAGTTCAATCTTTTGATCGGTGAAAGAACGGCGGAGCTTATCAAAATCCAAATCGGTAATGCGTATCCATTTGAAGAAGAAAAATCAATGGAGATCAAAGGTCGCGACCTCGTTGCCGGTGCGCCGAAAACTATCGAGATCACTTCATCGCAAGTGAACGATGCTTTGATGGATCCATTATCAGAAGTTGTGGATGCGGTTCGTACGGCATTAGAAAAAACTCCACCAGAACTTGCATCTGATATCGTAGATAACGGAATCGTACTAACAGGTGGCGGAGCTTTGCTTGCGAACCTAGATGTACTTCTTCGTGAAAGAACTGGACTGCCAGTTTCTATCGCCGAAGATCCATTAAGCTGTGTTGTCATGGGTTCCGGCAAAGTTCTCGACCAGCTGGACCTTCTCAGACAGCTTACAGTAGATTAA